In a genomic window of Ignavibacteriota bacterium:
- a CDS encoding ABC transporter permease — protein sequence MSVRYTFQESLAGFRRNRAATIITIFTVSISLLLLGVFAIITLNFSAIVDQIRNRVEVEAFLREGLSADQHRELGVRMRSLRGVEEVTYISKEEAAKIFQKEFGETYADFLDDNPLPSSFRLKMYAGYDNPDSVAAIAERVKRMRGVEDVVYRKQFLSLIDTRARAFSYATLFIGIVLGLSAVILVANTIRLTIEAKRGIIRTMKLVGATSMFIRMPFVIEGVLHGLIGGVLASILLGLVFAFFISPISEDLLVNIAVDAVFYFYLIVLGAILGLVGSVVSIGRFLREALVIQ from the coding sequence ATGAGCGTCCGATACACGTTTCAGGAAAGTCTGGCCGGGTTCCGGCGCAATCGTGCCGCCACGATCATTACGATCTTCACGGTCAGCATTTCCCTATTGCTCCTGGGGGTGTTCGCGATCATTACGCTGAACTTCTCCGCAATCGTCGACCAGATACGCAACCGCGTGGAAGTGGAGGCGTTCCTGCGCGAAGGGCTGTCGGCAGACCAGCACCGCGAACTTGGCGTACGCATGCGCTCGCTCCGTGGTGTCGAGGAGGTGACCTACATCTCCAAGGAAGAAGCCGCAAAAATCTTCCAGAAAGAATTCGGCGAGACGTACGCGGACTTCCTCGACGACAATCCCCTGCCCTCCTCCTTCCGCCTGAAGATGTACGCGGGGTACGACAATCCCGACAGTGTGGCGGCCATCGCCGAGCGGGTCAAACGCATGCGCGGCGTGGAGGATGTCGTATACCGCAAACAATTCCTGTCGCTGATCGACACGCGGGCGCGTGCCTTCAGTTATGCGACCCTGTTTATCGGCATCGTGCTGGGGCTGTCGGCCGTGATACTCGTGGCGAACACGATCCGCCTCACCATCGAGGCCAAACGCGGCATCATCCGCACGATGAAACTGGTGGGCGCCACCTCGATGTTTATCCGCATGCCTTTTGTCATCGAGGGTGTGTTGCACGGCCTCATTGGCGGGGTCCTCGCCTCGATTCTGCTGGGTCTCGTCTTTGCCTTCTTCATCAGTCCCATTTCGGAGGACCTGCTCGTTAATATCGCCGTTGACGCGGTGTTCTATTTTTACCTCATCGTCCTGGGCGCGATACTCGGTCTCGTCGGCAGCGTCGTGTCCATCGGACGCTTCCTCCGCGAAGCGCTCGTTATCCAATAA
- a CDS encoding methyltransferase domain-containing protein — protein MPNYPFHLTPGGPRLVTYAFEKTGGKNWRYDAEMLYIGSSYGENVFAMAEQFPGSIVGADEDAEALFFCKSRVGDLRPRVSFRMMSPVALDPRDGTVDAVIVDGVLSSYNKRKLLREVRRVLKPGAPLLIAAPVWLEDGAPTGIRGVWETREYTVPTRAELADLLAECGFRIVHESDQTRVLEPFYKQFMTDVKKLAAAGFEEFKQHRALVKHYKHEIDMYFKHGGRRYMGYVVIGARAAGEEGGVQNPEPGIRSSEAETTAPGEGIQNIGSDTPLSPDADFPLM, from the coding sequence ATGCCCAACTACCCCTTCCATCTCACACCCGGCGGACCACGCCTGGTCACCTACGCCTTCGAAAAGACGGGAGGAAAAAACTGGCGGTACGATGCCGAGATGCTGTACATCGGCAGCAGCTACGGCGAAAATGTTTTTGCCATGGCCGAGCAGTTTCCAGGATCGATAGTCGGCGCTGACGAGGACGCGGAGGCGCTGTTCTTCTGCAAATCGCGTGTCGGCGACCTGCGGCCGCGTGTCTCCTTCAGGATGATGTCGCCCGTCGCGCTCGATCCGCGCGACGGCACCGTCGACGCGGTGATTGTCGACGGGGTTCTTTCGAGCTACAACAAGCGCAAACTGCTGCGCGAGGTGCGGCGTGTGCTGAAGCCCGGGGCTCCGCTGCTTATCGCCGCACCGGTGTGGCTCGAGGACGGTGCGCCCACGGGCATACGGGGCGTGTGGGAGACACGTGAATACACAGTGCCCACACGCGCGGAACTCGCGGACCTGCTCGCCGAATGCGGATTCCGCATCGTGCACGAGAGCGACCAGACACGCGTCCTCGAACCCTTCTACAAGCAGTTCATGACCGACGTGAAAAAATTGGCCGCTGCGGGCTTCGAGGAATTCAAGCAGCACCGCGCGCTCGTGAAACACTACAAACACGAGATCGACATGTACTTCAAACACGGCGGACGGCGCTACATGGGCTATGTCGTGATCGGCGCTCGGGCCGCGGGCGAAGAAGGCGGTGTTCAGAATCCAGAACCCGGCATACGGAGTTCGGAAGCTGAAACAACAGCGCCGGGCGAGGGGATTCAGAATATCGGATCGGATACTCCGCTATCACCGGACGCGGATTTCCCGCTCATGTAA
- the udk gene encoding uridine kinase, which yields MNDQTTRTIIVGIAGGSGSGKTTFARQLADRLGEESILLFQHDAYYHDLDAMPVPDPAKINYDHPDALETELAVEHLRALRAGLPVEQPVYDFSTHRRLAETVTLLPRPVVLVDGILVLSEPELREEMDLRLFIDATDDLRLLRRLERDIAERGRSVESVRQQYLSSVRPMFEQYVAPSKRYADLIVPFEATNAIAVRVVAAWIEGMLG from the coding sequence ATGAACGATCAGACTACACGCACCATCATTGTCGGCATCGCCGGCGGCAGCGGTTCCGGAAAAACGACCTTTGCCCGGCAACTGGCGGACCGGCTTGGTGAAGAATCCATCCTGCTCTTCCAGCACGATGCCTATTATCACGATCTCGACGCGATGCCGGTGCCGGATCCCGCAAAGATCAATTACGACCATCCCGACGCGCTCGAAACCGAACTGGCTGTCGAACACCTGCGCGCATTGCGGGCGGGTCTTCCCGTGGAGCAGCCCGTCTACGATTTCTCGACACACAGGCGGCTCGCAGAGACGGTGACGCTGCTCCCGCGCCCCGTGGTGCTGGTCGACGGCATCCTCGTGCTGTCGGAACCCGAATTGCGCGAGGAGATGGATCTGCGCCTGTTTATCGACGCCACCGACGACCTGCGCCTGCTGCGCCGTCTCGAGCGCGACATCGCCGAACGCGGACGTTCGGTCGAAAGTGTGCGTCAGCAATACCTCTCGAGCGTGCGGCCCATGTTCGAACAGTACGTCGCACCGAGCAAGCGCTACGCGGACCTTATCGTTCCCTTCGAAGCCACCAACGCCATCGCCGTGCGTGTGGTCGCCGCGTGGATTGAAGGGATGCTGGGGTAG